A window from Cryptomeria japonica chromosome 1, Sugi_1.0, whole genome shotgun sequence encodes these proteins:
- the LOC131039770 gene encoding uncharacterized protein LOC131039770, protein MGCKEKEVAEWCKSLECRMGYLRIEATKLFMQANCFMEREALPRRLQQLNSLHDSLYSEFLLIEVHEDRLPADIRWLRGVFNTFDSLRKKIVKIAENERKGKEFVEALPIVTISCFHVDDGLFCGVCRDDFILGENVREIPCMIRHIFHSHCIWPWLEDHNTCPICTTPFFKKNEPISVPEDR, encoded by the coding sequence ATGGGGTGCAAGGAAAAGGAAGTTGCCGAGTGGTGCAAAAGCCTGGAATGCCGCATGGGCTATTTACGTATCGAAGCCACCAAGTTATTCATGCAAGCAAATTGTTTTATGGAACGTGAAGCTCTGCCTCGTCGTCTGCAACAGCTTAACAGCCTTCACGATTCATTGTATTCTGAATTTCTCCTGATTGAAGTTCACGAGGATCGACTCCCTGCTGATATTCGGTGGTTACGTGGGGTCTTCAATACCTTCGATTCTCTTCGTAAAAAAATCGTGAAGATAGCAGAGAATGAAAGGAAGGGGAAAGAATTTGTAGAGGCACTGCCCATTGTAACAATTTCATGTTTTCATGTTGATGATGGACTTTTCTGTGGAGTTTGTAGGGATGATTTTATTCTCGGAGAAAATGTTCGAGAGATTCCTTGTATGATACGACATATATTTCATTCTCACTGCATTTGGCCATGGCTTGAGGATCACAATACTTGTCCCATCTGCACAACGCCATTCTTTAAGAAAAATGAGCCAATATCAGTACCGGAAGATCGATAG